DNA from Deltaproteobacteria bacterium:
AGAAACCTGGCCACATCACCATCGACTTCGCTCCCGTTGATCATCAGGAAATGTAAAAGACCTGCCCCGGAAATATCCCCCACCAAGGCTCCCCCCACAATTTTCCGGCCGCGGAGGAAGAGCTCCCGGTAGATCCCTTCCGCCGTCCGGTCATGAGAGATGATTGCGGCGTCCGGGGTAGGGGCTCCCAGGATCACGATGGATAGCCCTTGGAGATTCATAGAGTTAGGGCGGGTCAAGACATTCAGAGGAAGAGGCACAGAGCGGAAAAGATTCTCCGCGGCCAGTTTCCCCTGGGTGACTGCCTGGGGCCAAGTCCAGGGTTTATGCTTTTCTCCCCCGGAAGTCGATATGGTAACGGCGTCTCCGGCGGCAAAAATATTGGCATCAGCGGTTTGGAGAGCAGGAGAAACCAGAAGTTCTTTATCTTGGAGCAAGCCGGAATTTTCAAGAAAATCTATATTGGGGGTTGACCCAACGGCGATTAACAGGGTCTCACCCGGAATCCACTGCCCGCTCACCTTGGCCGACTTCAGAATTCCTTTTTCTTCCTGGATATCTTCCAGGAGGCATCCCAAAAAGAGGCGAATTCCTAACCGCTGGAGATGCCGTTCTACCAGCCTGGCTGAGGGTTTGGTCAAGGCTTGGGGC
Protein-coding regions in this window:
- a CDS encoding FAD/NAD(P)-binding oxidoreductase, whose product is MECVIIGGGAAGLQAALHCRRCWPEKSVLLIEAEGDVGYCNPLLPQFMAGQVEEEKLFFWQPAEDPLLQIRKGIKIRSLDRPTQSLNLDNQEKIRYERLILAPGGQPILPLLRREDLPEGIFPVRTLATARKIRDWLLKHKEIVVLGGGLVGVKTAAYLQLAGFAVSLVEKEDHLLPQALTKPSARLVERHLQRLGIRLFLGCLLEDIQEEKGILKSAKVSGQWIPGETLLIAVGSTPNIDFLENSGLLQDKELLVSPALQTADANIFAAGDAVTISTSGGEKHKPWTWPQAVTQGKLAAENLFRSVPLPLNVLTRPNSMNLQGLSIVILGAPTPDAAIISHDRTAEGIYRELFLRGRKIVGGALVGDISGAGLLHFLMINGSEVDGDVARFLKPQSRVFYQLLPSSKRQRRRARILFPKEMLS